The genome window GCGTATTACCCGCGACCTGCATGATGAAGTCGGCAGCAGTCTGGGGGGGATTTCTCTGATGACGGAAGAACTTCAGCTGGTTGCAAAACAGACCAAAATCAGCGACGAGTTGGAGGAATTATCACTGATGGCCAGGGAAGCCTATTCGTCTTTGAAGGAAGTGATCTGGGTGACGGATCAGGACAGTATCCGTCTTCCGGCATTGGTCGAAAAGTTGGTCGAACGGGCCGGGCGGGTTTTTCGCGAAATGGAGCTTTCTGTTGAAACGCCGGAGTATTGCCCGAATACTGAAGTGTCATTGACTTTCAAACGACACCTGTTCATGTTTTTTAGAGAGGCTTTACATAACTGTGCACGTCATGCTGGTGCAACACAGGTGTGGGTGAAAATCATAGTAGACGACAAATTCTTTTCGATATCAATTCGGGATAACGGGTGCGGGTTTGATCCGGCAGAAAAAACAGATGGCTGGGGCCTGGACAGCATGAAAAAAAGGGCGGAGGAGCTTCGAGGTGCGCTGGAAATTGATTCCACTCCCGAAGAGGGAACTTCTGTGGTATTGAAACTTCCCTATGAGGGGATATCTAAAGATCCCTGTCGATCCTATCAAACTTCTAATTGAATGTGTGGGAAAGGAAGAGTGCCGGTATGATTCCGATTACGTTATGGATTGTTGAAGACGATACAACTTATCGCCGCACCCTGCAGCGTTTGCTGAACCGAACTGGTCATATTACCTGCAGCCGTATCTTTCCGTCGTGTATCGAATTTCTTGATGCGATTCAAACCAATCCCCAACCGGATTTAGTGCTGATGGATCTCGGTCTGCCGGGAATGGGCGGGGTCGAAGGGATTCAGCAGCTCAAGGTGCTTGCTCCGGATGTAACGGTTATCGTGCTGACGGTCTCTGCAGAAAAAAAGAAGGTGCTTCAGGCGCTGGATGCAGGCGCGGCGGGATATTTGCTGAAGGAGTCCTCCGGACCGGAGATTGTCAATGGACTCCAGCAGGTATTTTATGGCGGAGCTGCGCTGAGCCCATCTGTTGCAAAGATCGTGGTTGAAGAACTTCGCAATCCCGCTCCGGCAGATATGTTTGATCTTTCCGTTCGGGAAATTGAAGTGCTCGAAAAACTGGCCGCGGGACTGGCGGTTAAGGAGATTGCTTCAGCGCTTAATATCAGCGTAGCCACTGCCCGGTTTCATTTGACCAATATCTATAGAAAACTACAGGTGCCGTCACAGACAGGTGCTGTGGCTAAGGCTCTGCGCGCCGGTATTATCTGATGAGGGCATGTTCGGGCCTTCATATTACCTATTCATATGACTAGTTGTGCCGAACTACGACACTCTCTATTGTTAACTACTATGTGGGGCATTTATTCCTATTTGGATTTTAAACGCATGCGCATAAGCAGGTGACTCATGAGTCAGCAGTGACGATTTTTATATCTGATTGGTGTTATTGAACTGATGGTGAAAACTAAAAAAGGAGAAGTGATGAAAAGAACAGTTGTTATATTGTATGCATTGGCTGCCATGGTTCTTTCTGTGCAGGCCACAACGATCTCTGATCCTGCGGAAGCTTCGGGGTGGACGACAATCTCGGGAGGATACTGGGCGTCCACGGCCGGGGAGCTGTTACCGGTGGAGAGCAATCAATTCTTCACGGCCGGCGGCTTTGGCGGCAGCAACCGGGGAACATGGAAGTTATTCGGTGAAACATTCACTGAAGAGATTTTGCAGGTTTCCTTTTGGATGGGAGAATATACCACGACCACCGGCTTCCCCGACACTGTGACGGCCACTCTTTTTGCGGATGTGAATGCCAACGGTTTATGGGAATTCGACGAACAAATCCTTCCCCATGTCAGCTCTAATCCGATTCCTTCCGATGCATGGGAGCAATGGGTGAATCTTTACAATATAACTGCTGACACTAAGACGACCGGCGGAAGCAATGTTCTAGGCAGTGCCATTGGGTTTTATGTTCGTGTTGCAGGCGATGGTGCCGGAAAAAGCTTTGCTTTTGATTCTCTGAACATCGAAACGACGGAGTTGACGCCGAGTGATAACCTGCTGATTGCATGGGATGGAGGAATTCTTACAAATACCGCGTATGTCGCCGACGGCCTAAGCGGAACCCTGTTCGCAAATCTAATTTATTCGGCAGATGCCTCGGCCGGATCAACCGATTGGACCTTCGGCAGCAGCACCCTGGGTGCAGATCCATCGCCTGCTGCCTACGCGGTTCGAACCGCTAATTTAGGCAGTAACAACACTGTTTCGGTTCAGATTCACAATACGTCTACAGAAGTCGTGCAACTGGATACCCTTTCTTTTGACTATAGTCCGTGGTTCTCAGATGGCCCGACAACTGTAACGATGAGTTATGCTTACGGGGACCTGAGCGGGGTTCCGGCAGAAACAGTTCTTAACAGTGCCGGCGGGATTGCCGCGACCGGAAAGTTTGCAGACTATAGCGACTTTGATTGGTCGTTAGCCGGTTTGGCAGACCGCAGGTTGGCTCCCGGTGAACGGGCAACGTTCACGCTGGTTGCCACGGAGGCCACCGGGGCTTATGTGAACGGTGCGTTTGACAACATCGCATTGTTTGGTTCGGTGGAGGTCGTTGGGTATGATGCGTGGGCTGAAGGATGGGGGGGCAACCTCGGATCGGCTACTGACGACTACGATGGCGACGGACTGAACAATCTTGGCGAGTATGGATTGGGGGGCGATCCAACTGATGGTTCTGATCGGGGGATTGCGCCAGAAGTGGGCGTTGAAACAGTTGATGGAACCGACTGGTTTGGTTACGTGTATCCCAAACGTGCCGATCTGGATAGCGGCCTGTCGTATCGTCTGGAACTCTGTACAAACCTAGTCTACGGAGCATGGACCAATACCGGATATGCCGTGCTAGGAACCAATATTACAGGTGGAGAGTTTGACTATGTCACTAACGTTACAGACATGGTGAACAGTGAGAAA of Tichowtungia aerotolerans contains these proteins:
- a CDS encoding response regulator transcription factor encodes the protein MIPITLWIVEDDTTYRRTLQRLLNRTGHITCSRIFPSCIEFLDAIQTNPQPDLVLMDLGLPGMGGVEGIQQLKVLAPDVTVIVLTVSAEKKKVLQALDAGAAGYLLKESSGPEIVNGLQQVFYGGAALSPSVAKIVVEELRNPAPADMFDLSVREIEVLEKLAAGLAVKEIASALNISVATARFHLTNIYRKLQVPSQTGAVAKALRAGII